In the genome of Pichia kudriavzevii chromosome 4, complete sequence, one region contains:
- a CDS encoding uncharacterized protein (PKUD0D02230), whose translation MEDPLVPLEKDTIRVVITPQEHSENNSSWVYTSKELIHPVSQERNTFVIARDGCNPITELYAMDKINWRNQTIKNNSSTPDGKPYSCLFITYPLSTATSVPATVLGKHPDIYVMSSFSPLFFLIAYFKSAMVKAQNDGENKRLLSYEDLIENICNDDETISMFVNEFQMDLRPYLECICELVSLPSMDSDDESTDPFYKPSLDKILNIIDERINSLVHLFQTENGIASLKWRMDTMYPKRLTDELRSLLWKRQAISIMSLFVDEWYINEACKKFNYKFTELDQFISASKVDQQAQQAMDESLEMMHEGMIKSNNKRFKPTPKKINTTEKKKTGALDMFFKRKESN comes from the coding sequence ATGGAAGATCCACTTGTGCCATTAGAGAAAGATACAATTAGGGTGGTGATTACACCTCAAGAACATAGTGAGAACAACTCTTCCTGGGTGTACACATCCAAAGAACTAATACATCCAGTTAGCCAGGAGAGGAATACCTTTGTTATTGCACGCGATGGGTGCAACCCAATAACAGAGCTCTATGCAATGGACAAGATAAACtggagaaatcaaactaTAAAGAACAACTCCTCTACACCAGACGGGAAGCCCTATTCATGTTTGTTTATAACATATCCTCTGTCTACGGCAACTTCCGTACCGGCAACAGTCTTGGGCAAGCATCCTGATATCTATGTCATGTCCTCATTTAGTCCGTTGTTCTTCCTAATTGCATATTTTAAGTCAGCAATGGTTAAGGCTCAAAATGATGGGGAGAATAAACGGTTACTATCGTATGAAGATTTAATAGAGAATATTTGCAACGACGATGAGACTATTAGCATGTTTGTGAATGAATTCCAAATGGACTTACGTCCTTATTTAGAATGTATATGCGAATTGGTGTCTCTTCCCTCAATGGATTCGGATGACGAGTCAACTGATCCATTTTACAAACCATCACTAGATAAAATTCTTAATATTATCGATGAAAGAATCAACTCCTTGGTTCATCTTTTCCAGACAGAGAACGGTATCGCATCCCTGAAATGGAGAATGGATACGATGTATCCAAAACGATTAACTGATGAATTGCGATCATTGCTTTGGAAGAGACAAGCCATTTCAATCATGTCTctatttgttgatgaatgGTACATTAATGAGGCCTGCAAGAAATTTAACTATAAGTTTACAGAACTTGATCAGTTTATTTCGGCTTCTAAAGTGGATCAACAGGCCCAACAGGCTATGGATGAAAGTTTGGAAATGATGCACGAAGGAATGATAAAATCTAATAACAAACGTTTTAAACCAACACctaagaaaatcaacacaacagagaagaagaaaacaggTGCACTGGATATGTTCTTCAAACGGAAGGAGAGTAATTAA
- a CDS encoding uncharacterized protein (PKUD0D02240; similar to Saccharomyces cerevisiae YMR029C (FAR8); ancestral locus Anc_2.583) → MQNGQGRKESLLDPASGVTANYTLPGIMQYLQSQFTQVERNRLQGELERSSLKMKIIELENDRNMLIRKNERLEGTIEQLKLEISQLKGTNPSSSAVSEKDLDVLEGIHSVDVSKLVEAKKFLKDATNEILYLLQTPNVELENSISDFNSMSGVSDLLSGKENQNNSFYNYCNASNYGDSQKAHNLQRSEDSPFNNEQTNSSNTISGTELEQHLNDIITGNDTSDISVAESDAETIVEGLTSESNNVANTVDLDSGDDDDDDDDDDDDDDDDDDDDDEFDDDDDDDDEDDNEDEDDDEGDDNERKAGHVRDHATDDTSPVHKKMNNQVVDSELSKNQKNKQVKLLRKSPKIINDGSMKLPALSIQLNENLSEMELKNGKLFTYYDKENLIRVYDDLLDSHEPVCEVKLPESGSIVDIVTNELYILVATPDSIIVHRLTENPPLVKSGIAAKSIDLDQNKIVLVSNDKIEVLEIKHDSIETVQSIDYKTAGILKKVKFVKNSLTFNVSLLTSTSLYLYNITLGNSREHLKKVIPLNDFHEWLVTSRNIIIKFNHGLYVFDFSECSEFKCVPLPSGEISARTNPDSMSDVINSCADDESMFYITRYDNNGTTGNGELRLFKINELGIITELTVLKNIKHSERYCIGKLSGRFAICVAKGQYIEVHSLSR, encoded by the coding sequence ATGCAGAACGGACAGGGAAGGAAGGAGTCGCTTTTGGATCCAGCCAGTGGTGTCACTGCCAATTACACTCTCCCCGGAATCATGCAGTATTTGCAATCACAATTCACACAGGTAGAACGAAACAGATTGCAGGGAGAGTTAGAGAGAAGCTCCCTCAAAATGAAGATTATTGAGTTGGAGAACGATAGAAATATGCTAATCAGGAAAAATGAGAGATTGGAAGGCACAATTGAGCAACTTAAGCTGGAAATCTCCCAACTGAAGGGTACTAATCCATCCTCATCAGCTGTATCAGAGAAAGATCTGGACGTACTAGAAGGAATCCATTCAGTTGATGTTTCCAAACTTGTAGAGGCaaagaagtttttgaaagacGCAACCAATGAAATTTTGTACTTGCTTCAAACTCCGAATGTGgaacttgaaaatagtATTTCGGATTTTAACAGTATGTCTGGGGTCTCTGATTTGTTATCTGGTaaggaaaatcaaaataattCATTCTACAACTACTGTAACGCTTCCAACTATGGTGACTCGCAAAAGGCACACAATCTACAGAGAAGTGAGGACTCACCTTTTAATAATGAACAAACAAACTCGTCGAATACCATTTCTGGTACAGAACTAGAGCAACACTTGAACGATATCATTACGGGTAATGATACGTCAGACATTTCGGTGGCTGAGAGTGATGCTGAAACCATTGTAGAGGGATTAACCAGTGAGTCGAACAATGTCGCCAACACCGTCGACCTTGATAGTGgcgatgatgatgatgatgatgatgatgacgatgatgatgatgatgatgacgatgatgatgatgatgaattcgatgatgatgatgatgacgatgatgaagacgataatgaagatgaagatgacgatgaaggGGACGATAATGAACGTAAAGCTGGTCACGTTCGTGATCATGCTACAGATGATACTTCTCCAGTCcataaaaaaatgaataatcAAGTAGTAGATAGCGAGCTTAgcaaaaatcaaaagaataAACAAGTAAAGTTACTAAGGAAAAGTCCTAAAATCATAAATGATGGCTCTATGAAGTTACCAGCCTTGTCAATTCAGCTAAATGAAAACTTATCCGAAATGGAACTCAAAAATGGTAAACTGTTCACTTATTATGACAAAGAAAACCTCATAAGGGTATATGATGATTTGTTGGATTCACATGAACCTGTATGTGAAGTTAAGCTGCCTGAATCAGGTTCCATAGTTGATATTGTCACCAACgaattgtatattttgGTTGCTACTCCAGATTCTATAATTGTGCATCGACTCACTGAAAATCCACCCTTAGTTAAATCTGGTATTGCTGCAAAAAGTATTGATTTAGACCAAAACAAAATCGTTCTTGTCtcaaatgataaaattgaagttcTGGAAATAAAACATGATTCCATTGAAACAGTTCAATCTATTGACTACAAAACCGCCGGGATACTCAAAAAGGTCAAATTTGTCAAAAACAGTTTGACATTCAATGTCTCTCTTTTGACCTCAACTTCCTTGTACCTTTACAATATCACTTTGGGTAATAGTAGGGAACACTTGAAAAAAGTGATTCCTCTAAACGATTTCCATGAATGGTTGGTAACCTCTAGAAATATTATAATAAAATTTAATCACGGACTCTATGTTTTCGATTTTAGTGAATGCTCGGAATTTAAGTGTGTTCCGCTACCTTCTGGAGAAATCAGCGCTAGAACTAATCCGGACTCAATGTCTGATGTAATAAACTCATGtgcagatgatgaatcaATGTTTTATATTACCAGGTATGACAATAATGGCACCACAGGAAATGGTGAGTTGAGACTTTTTAAAATCAACGAGTTGGGCATAATAACCGAATTGACTGTCCTaaaaaacatcaaacatTCAGAAAGATATTGTATAGGGAAATTAAGTGGCAGATTTGCTATCTGTGTGGCTAAAGGGCAATATATAGAGGTGCACAGCCTTTCAAGGTAA
- a CDS encoding uncharacterized protein (PKUD0D02190; similar to Saccharomyces cerevisiae YKL167C (MRP49); ancestral locus Anc_1.181) — protein sequence MPYQKIPKALRPLYLKGLPSSRTLKQASHLDLIANYPNSAYVLPKEVAKIEVLFKKHNAYGHMGMRQFWKYNLKTLCFHNPTVPIEVMRIECGTRDEQLKCPALIRTHFRDGTMATINGKDKHSSAIMEELVKVTSAQRVPESEIPLVAPSVTARG from the coding sequence ATGCCATACCAGAAGATCCCAAAGGCGCTCCGTCCGCTCTACTTGAAGGGCCTTCCATCGTCCAGAACCCTCAAACAGGCTTCTCATCTGGACCTTATTGCCAACTATCCGAACTCTGCATATGTTCTCCCAAAGGAGGTGGCCAAAATCGAGGTGTTGTTCAAGAAACACAATGCGTATGGTCACATGGGGATGCGCCAGTTCTGGAAGTACAATTTAAAGACACTCTGTTTCCACAACCCAACGGTCCCTATCGAGGTGATGAGGATCGAATGTGGCACAAGGGACGAGCAGCTCAAGTGTCCTGCACTTATTAGGACCCATTTCAGAGACGGCACAATGGCGACGATTAACGGCAAGGACAAACACAGCAGCGCCATTATGGAGGAGCTCGTCAAGGTGACGAGTGCCCAGCGTGTTCCCGAGAGTGAGATCCCACTCGTTGCTCCCTCTGTTACAGCAAGAGGGTAA
- a CDS encoding uncharacterized protein (PKUD0D02180; similar to Saccharomyces cerevisiae YKL170W (MRPL38); ancestral locus Anc_1.179), protein MIYLKTLLKVIDNSGAELVECIKVLRKSPMNCAHVGDKIVVVVQEAKPLASQITGASASNRVKRGDICRAVVVRTKYPIQREDGSVIRFDDNACVLINQKDEPIGTRVGSVVARELRKKNFGKIISLAPRVV, encoded by the coding sequence ATGATATATTTAAAGACTCTACTGAAAGTCATCGACAACTCCGGGGCCGAGCTTGTCGAATGCATCAAGGTGTTGAGAAAGTCACCAATGAACTGTGCACACGTGGGCGACAAGATTGTCGTTGTAGTGCAAGAGGCCAAGCCATTGGCTTCTCAGATAACAGGTGCCTCGGCGTCCAACCGTGTCAAGCGTGGAGACATTTGCCGTGCCGTTGTTGTTCGGACAAAGTACCCCATCCAAAGAGAAGACGGCTCTGTTATTAGATTTGACGATAATGCCTGTGTGCTCATCAACCAAAAGGATGAGCCAATTGGTACACGAGTCGGCAGTGTTGTTGCTAGAGAACtaagaaagaagaacttTGGTAAAATCATCTCCCTTGCTCCAAGGGTTGTCTGA
- a CDS encoding uncharacterized protein (PKUD0D02210; similar to Saccharomyces cerevisiae YDR280W (RRP45); ancestral locus Anc_5.289), translated as MTHTDNTLPIPNILTLHSLLSGHPPLRPSLRALDEPRNLEINIVSSSESASQRSVEVKLGETYVSCKVSAQITQPYEDRPFEGTFAISTEITAMCSPAFSNSNNTDFSTAAPAIVPATSVNVPSNGESNNNNNSNNGSGSGNQENQLSMGGGAVMGLAADQGATEILLGRLIEKGVRRSNALDLESLCIIAGQKCWAVRADVRFLNYDGNLVDAASIAVITALLHFRKPDVELVGSGEGTELIIYDEKQREMVPLSILHIPICVTFQFFSTESVERNIKGESLDSRSRSRQVKSNNGDEGDDDLMDVDYEANDGPRASNEVVIVDATSEEELLSQGSMTVTLNSNKELCQISKSGGLNVDSKKVLECCQIASKIVDKWTKQIKQVLADDEKKRRNPLIEKTLSTVNDRSS; from the coding sequence ATGACACATACAGATAATACATTACCTATTCCCAACATTCTTACGCTACACTCGCTTTTATCGGGGCATCCGCCTTTGCGTCCGTCATTACGTGCATTAGATGAACCAAGAAATCTAGAAATTAACattgtttcttcatctgaaTCTGCAAGCCAACGTAGTGTTGAGGTTAAGCTTGGTGAAACCTACGTATCATGCAAAGTGTCTGCACAAATCACACAGCCTTATGAAGACCGACCATTTGAGGGCACTTTTGCCATAAGTACGGAAATCACCGCAATGTGCTCTCCTGCCTTCTCAAATAGTAACAATACTGATTTCAGCACTGCTGCTCCAGCAATTGTACCAGCAACATCCGTGAATGTTCCAAGTAATGGGGAaagtaacaacaacaataacagcAATAATGGTTCTGGCTCTGGGAATCAAGAGAATCAACTAAGTATGGGCGGAGGTGCAGTGATGGGATTAGCCGCTGACCAGGGGGCAACTGAGATTTTATTGGGCAGGCTCATCGAGAAGGGTGTGCGTCGATCCAATGCACTTGACTTGGAGTCGTTGTGTATTATTGCAGGACAGAAATGTTGGGCTGTCAGGGCCGACGTTAGGTTTTTAAATTATGATGGTAATTTAGTCGATGCGGCGAGTATAGCTGTGATTACTGCTTTGTTGCACTTCCGGAAACCAGATGTTGAGTTGGTTGGTAGCGGAGAGGGCACTGAATTGATCATCTATGATGAAAAACAGAGAGAGATGGTACCATTGAGTATATTACATATACCAATCTGTGTTACGTTTCAGTTTTTCTCCACCGAAAGTGTCGAAAGAAACATCAAGGGTGAATCTTTGGATTCAAGGTCTAGAAGCAGACAGGTCAAAAGTAACAATGGCGATgaaggtgatgatgatctaATGGACGTTGATTATGAGGCCAATGATGGACCAAGAGCGTCCAACGAGGTTGTTATTGTGGATGCCACGTCAGAAGAAGAGTTATTATCACAGGGTTCAATGACGGTGACGTTGAACTCCAACAAGGAGCTATGTCAGATCAGTAAGAGTGGAGGATTGAATGTCGATTCAAAGAAGGTTCTAGAGTGTTGCCAAATTGCTTCCAAGATTGTAGATAAGTGGACaaaacaaatcaaacaagTCCTAGCTGACGATGAAAAGAAGCGTCGGAATCCGCTCATTGAGAAGACCTTGAGTACTGTCAACGATAGAAGCAGTTGA
- a CDS encoding uncharacterized protein (PKUD0D02160; similar to Saccharomyces cerevisiae YKL211C (TRP3); ancestral locus Anc_1.532) codes for MPVDTSKNVIMIDNYDSFTWNLYEYLSQAGANVSVYRNDAITLSEIESMNPDTLVISPGPGHPQTDSGISRDVIEYFKGKIPIFGVCMGQQCIFEVFGGSVQYAGEIVHGKTSTIKHDNKGMFRNVPQDVAVTRYHSLAGTKDSLPDCLEVTATTDNGIIMGVRHKEYVIEGVQFHPESILTEEGHMMMKNILNYRGGYWKDNVNVSMAKLGETILDRIYKQRRMDVEELSKIPGKTFRDLEIYYELGIAPKVKDFHKHIANNGKVSIVSEIKRASPSKGDIQIEANAGKQALMYAKAGVRAISVLTEPHWFKGSIEDLQVVRKVVDSIEDRPCVLRKEFIFSKYQILEARLSGADTVLLIVKMLTEDELAELVQYSRSLGMEPLVEVNTEEELQTALKYNSRVIGVNNRNLHTFDVDLKTTTNVLSELPQGSDVYVLALSGISTVEDVQNYTKQGVTGFLIGEALMRRGESVGSFISELQA; via the coding sequence ATGCCAGTTGATACTTCAAAGAATGTCATTATGATTGACAACTACGATTCCTTCACATGGAATTTGTACGAGTATCTCTCACAAGCGGGGGCTAATGTCTCTGTCTACCGTAACGATGCCATCACACTCTCTGAGATTGAATCTATGAATCCAGATACGTTGGTGATTTCCCCCGGCCCGGGCCATCCACAGACCGATTCCGGTATTTCTAGGGATGTTATTGAGTATTTCAAGGGGAAGATCCCCATTTTCGGTGTCTGTATGGGCCAGCAGTGCATTTTCGAAGTATTTGGCGGGTCGGTCCAATATGCTGGAGAAATTGTTCATGGGAAAACAAGTACCATCAAACACGACAACAAGGGTATGTTTAGAAACGTTCCACAAGATGTTGCAGTTACCAGGTACCATTCTTTAGCAGGCACCAAAGATTCTCTACCGGATTGTCTAGAGGTCACTGCGACTACAGATAATGGAATCATCATGGGTGTCAGACATAAGGAGTATGTCATTGAAGGTGTTCAGTTTCATCCAGAGAGTATTCTCACTGAGGAAGGCCatatgatgatgaagaacaTCCTCAACTATAGGGGTGGATACTGGAAGGACAATGTGAATGTTTCTATGGCCAAATTGGGCGAGACAATTCTAGATAGAATATACAAACAACGTCGTATGGACGTTGAAGAGTTGAGTAAGATTCCAGGTAAGACTTTCAGAGACTTGGAGATTTACTACGAGTTGGGAATTGCTCCAAAGGTTAAAGATTTCCACAAACACATTGCGAACAACGGCAAAGTTTCGATTGTCTCTGAAATCAAGAGAGCAAGTCCATCGAAGGGCGACATTCAAATTGAGGCAAATGCGGGGAAGCAAGCATTAATGTATGCCAAGGCAGGTGTGCGTGCTATTTCTGTTTTGACTGAACCACATTGGTTCAAGGGATCGATTGAAGATTTGCAAGTTGTTCGTAAAGTTGTGGACTCCATCGAGGACAGACCATGTGTTCTTCGGAAGGAGTTTATCTTCAGCAAGTATCAAATACTAGAGGCACGCTTATCCGGTGCAGATACGGTTCTCTTGATTGTGAAGATGCTCACGGAGGACGAGTTGGCGGAACTGGTGCAATATTCTAGAAGTTTGGGTATGGAGCCACTTGTTGAAGTCAACACGGAGGAGGAACTGCAAACTGCACTCAAGTACAATTCGAGGGTTATTGGGGTGAATAATCGTAACTTGCACACTTTTGACGTTGATTTGAAGACCACAACAAACGTCTTATCGGAGCTACCACAAGGTTCGGACGTTTACGTTCTGGCTTTGTCGGGCATTTCCACCGTGGAGGATGTGCAAAACTATACCAAGCAGGGAGTCACTGGGTTCCTCATTGGCGAGGCATTGATGCGTCGTGGTGAATCTGTGGGCTCTTTCATCTCGGAACTTCAGGCTTGA
- a CDS encoding uncharacterized protein (PKUD0D02175; Pfam Domains: Rep_fac-A_3(2.6e-19)) encodes MQSIRIDAPLLASHTSKTVRLMGRLSAPTTLDANGEIALQNADSYNLIVDNYYEIIGLVQKDLSVSVLQAFDLGHDFNMKAATKLVEIVHKFPEIYHDV; translated from the coding sequence ATGCAGTCTATCCGGATCGACGCCCCCCTTCTCGCATCTCACACTTCAAAGACCGTTCGTCTTATGGGCCGTCTCTCTGCTCCGACAACCTTGGACGCCAACGGCGAGATTGCCCTCCAAAATGCTGATTCTTACAATTTAATAGTAGATAACTACTACGAAATCATAGGCCTTGTCCAGAAAGACCTCTCTGTTTCCGTACTGCAGGCTTTTGACTTGGGTCACGATTTCAACATGAAGGCAGCTACAAAGTTGGTGGAAATCGTACACAAGTTCCCGGAGATTTATCACGACGTATAG
- a CDS encoding uncharacterized protein (PKUD0D02200; similar to Saccharomyces cerevisiae YHR007C (ERG11); ancestral locus Anc_5.588), with the protein MSVIKAIAADVQRYALLAYSHFQTFSLLQQTLLVISIPFLYSALWQLLYSFRKDRVPMVHYWIPWVGSAVVYGMQPYEFFENCRKQHGDVFSFLLLGKVMTVYLGPKGHEFVLNAKLSDVSAEDAYTHLTTPVFGKGVIYDCPNWKLMEQKKFAKVALTKESFIRYVPLIKDEMLKYFNANFRGDSGKTDVLKSQSEMTLFTASRSLFGDALRNRLDASYAEMYSDLDKGFTPLNFVFSYLPLPNYWKRDAAHKNISNTYLDLINTKRAGGEIKNEDLVDALLKNSVYKDGTRMTDEELAHLMIGVLMGGQHTSSATSAWFLLHLGEKPQLQEEIYREIQSVLGENFERELTYDDLQKLDLVNATIKETLRLHMPLHSIFRKVTRDLPVPNTSYIVPKGHYVLISPGYTMLSERYFPNASEFQPHRWDEIKSIDGGISLPAEGENAKETVDYGFGKISKGVASPYLPFGGGRHRCIGEPFAYTQLGTLLVHYIQNFKWTAKVPPIDYTSMVTLPTQPAEIKWERRQKN; encoded by the coding sequence atgtCCGTCATCAAGGCAATTGCGGCCGATGTCCAGAGGTATGCTCTTCTCGCATACAGCCACTTTCAAACATTCTCCTTGCTGCAACAGACACTGTTGGTGATATCCATTCCTTTCTTATACTCTGCGCTTTGGCAACTCCTCTACTCGTTCCGTAAGGACAGAGTCCCAATGGTCCACTACTGGATTCCATGGGTCGGCTCCGCCGTTGTTTACGGAATGCAACCTTACGAGTTTTTTGAGAATTGTCGTAAACAACATGGTGATgtgttttcctttctcTTGTTGGGCAAGGTCATGACTGTTTATCTTGGTCCAAAGGGCCATGAGTTTGTCCTCAATGCAAAGTTGAGTGATGTCTCCGCGGAAGATGCTTACACCCATCTCACCACTCCTGTTTTCGGTAAGGGCGTCATTTACGATTGTCCAAATTGGAAGTTGATGGAACAGAAGAAGTTTGCCAAAGTTGCCCTCACCAAGGAATCCTTTATTAGGTACGTCCCCCTCATCAAGGACGAGATGCTCAAGTATTTCAATGCCAACTTTAGGGGGGACTCGGGCAAAACCGATGTTTTGAAATCGCAGTCGGAAATGACGCTCTTTACCGCATCTCGTTCTCTCTTTGGTGACGCTCTACGTAATAGATTGGACGCTTCTTATGCTGAGATGTACAGCGACTTGGATAAGGGCTTTACCCCTCTGAATTTCGTCTTCTCCTATTTGCCATTGCCTAACTACTGGAAAAGAGATGCTGCACATAAGAACATCTCAAACACTTACTTGGATTTGATCAATACAAAGCGTGCCGGtggtgaaatcaaaaatgagGATTTGGTTGAtgcattgttgaaaaattcagtttACAAGGATGGTACTAGAATGACCGACGAGGAATTAGCCCACTTGATGATTGGTGTCTTAATGGGTGGTCAACATACTTCTTCTGCAACATCTGCTTGGTTCTTATTACACCTTGGTGAAAAACCTCAAttacaagaagaaatttaCAGAGAAATCCAATCGGTTTTAGGTGAAAATTTCGAAAGAGAACTCACTTATGATGACTTACAAAAACTCGATTTAGTCAACGCCACAATCAAAGAGACCCTAAGATTGCACATGCCATTACATTCCATTTTCAGGAAAGTCACTCGTGATTTACCCGTTCCAAACACTTCGTACATTGTTCCAAAGGGCCATTATGTTTTGATCTCACCAGGTTATACAATGTTAAGTGAAAGATACTTCCCTAATGCCAGCGAATTCCAACCTCATAGATGGGATGAAATCAAGTCCATTGATGGTGGTATCTCTTTGCCTGCTGAAGGTGAAAATGCAAAGGAAACTGTCGATTACGGTTTCGGTAAGATCTCTAAAGGTGTTGCATCCCCTTACTTACCTTTTGGTGGTGGTAGACATAGATGTATTGGTGAACCTTTTGCTTACACCCAATTAGGAACTCTTTTGGTCCACTACATCCAGAACTTTAAGTGGACAGCCAAGGTCCCTCCAATTGATTACACCTCTATGGTTACCTTACCAACACAGCCAGCGGAAATCAAGTGGGAGAGAAGACAAAAGAACTAG
- a CDS encoding uncharacterized protein (PKUD0D02170; similar to Saccharomyces cerevisiae YJL174W (KRE9); ancestral locus Anc_1.164): MKLAQVFTLLALITQAVSILVVTGPEMGATYKASDGEIAIPITWQDDGTDPTDDEIKSYTFVLCTGPNNAIHGLEKIAPIDAAKITVGGYTPIFDADIAASGYFYVQIYCQLKNGGYFLRYTPRVQLQGMTGSYPASGIGETPWGDQQFDSDGQNANPTKSRTIPYTLQTGKTRYAPMQMQPGSQITVSTWSRRFPTSAVTYYSAISGTPVVKSTVTAGWSYTMSSLVNMASPAPFPKEVGWYPASQRLASASLDSRIVTAVGDSKKRKLKKRRWVD, translated from the coding sequence ATGAAACTCGCACAGGTGTTTACTCTACTTGCGCTGATTACACAGGCGGTGTCGATTTTGGTGGTGACGGGGCCTGAGATGGGGGCGACATATAAGGCGAGTGATGGTGAGATTGCCATTCCAATAACATGGCAAGATGATGGCACTGATCCGACGGACGATGAGATCAAATCGTACACATTTGTTTTATGTACGGGACCGAACAACGCAATTCATGGATTGGAGAAGATTGCTCCGATCGATGCAGCCAAGATAACTGTGGGTGGTTATACGCCAATTTTCGATGCTGACATTGCAGCGTCTGGGTATTTTTATGTACAAATCTACTGTCAACTAAAGAACGGTGGGTATTTCCTGAGATACACGCCACGTGTGCAGCTTCAGGGAATGACGGGTTCATATCCGGCAAGTGGAATTGGAGAAACCCCATGGGGAGATCAACAGTTTGACTCTGATGGACAGAATGCCAATCCTACCAAATCAAGAACCATTCCATACACTTTGCAAACGGGTAAGACGAGGTATGCACCAATGCAGATGCAGCCGGGTTCTCAAATCACTGTTTCCACTTGGTCGAGAAGGTTCCCAACTTCTGCGGTCACGTACTATTCGGCCATTTCGGGAACGCCGGTGGTGAAGTCGACTGTTACAGCTGGTTGGAGTTACACAATGAGTTCTTTGGTGAATATGGCCTCACCGGCGCCGTTCCCAAAGGAAGTTGGATGGTATCCTGCCAGCCAGCGGTTAGCTAGTGCTTCTTTAGATTCCAGGATTGTCACTGCAGTTGGTGATTCCAAGAAGCGTAAActaaagaagagaagatgGGTTGATTGA